In the genome of Xanthomonas hortorum pv. pelargonii, the window GCTCTCGGCTGCCTGCGCGACCTCGGCGCATTGCATTGGCGCGGCTGCGGATCTGATCCGGCATGGCGCGCAAGACGTAATGTTTGCCGGCGGCGGCGAAGAATTGCACTGGACCATGAGCGTGATGTTCGATGCGATGGGCGCGCTGTCGACCGGCTTCAACGATCGTCCTGCGGTCGCCTCGCGCCCGTACGATGCGCAGCGCGACGGCTTTGTCATCAGCAGCGGCGGCGGCATGCTGGTGCTGGAAGACTACGATCACGCCATCGCCCGTGGCGCACGCATCCATGCCGAATTGCTCGGCTATGGCGTGACCTCCGACGGCGCCGATATGGTGGCGCCCAGCGGCGAAGGCGCGGTGCGCTGCATGCACATGGCGATGCAAGGCCTCAGCCAGCCGATCGATTACCTCAACACCCACGGCACCTCAACACCGCTGGGCGATGTCACCGAACTGGGCGCGGTGCGCGAGGTGTTCGGCGACAACGTACCGCCGTTGTCCTCGACCAAGGCGCTGTCCGGTCATTCGTTGGGCGCGGCCAGCGTGCACGAGGCGATCTACAGCCTGCTGATGCTGCGCGACGGTTTCATGGCCGGCTCGGCGCATATCGACGAGCTCGACCCGCGCGCCGAAGGCTTCCCGATCCTGCGCGAAACGCGTGAGGCAACGTTGAACACGGTGATGTCCAACAGCTTCGGCTTCGGCGGCACCAATGGCGCATTGGTGTTTGGCCGGGTGTGACGATTGATGGCGTGGCGGAAGCCGAACAGGATCGCGTGACCTGTTCGGCATCTCAACGGCACGCATCGGCAAGCAGTCGGCGGCATGCCAGGCCGGTACTTGCGCCAGTAGGCACGCTCGCTCTGCTCGGTCCAGGCACGGCCGCGGTAATGCGCATCCCACTACGTATCGAGCGAGATCGCCGCGTCTTTGCTAGCCTGCAATTGCACTATGCCAACATCGCGACGGTCGCGCTCGGGTTGGCCCATGGTGCATGGCGAAGATGGAGGTAGCGAAGATGGCTGACACGCGCTCTCCGGTGAGATCGGAATTCGCGGCGCTTGCGCATGCCGACTGGGATAGCTTGTTTCATGGCCCATCGGTGGTTTACCTGCTGGCGCATGCGCGGCGGGAGGCGTTTTACATCGACGTGGCAAGTGGTCTGGGCGCAATCAGCGACACGCGCCGGCGCATCATCGCGCAGCAGGAAGCCAGCTTGCCCAGGGAGCGCGTGATGCCGCTGCTGCTGGTGTGGTTCGAGGCCTGCACCGATCTGGCAGCTGCCCAGGCCCGCGCCAAGCAACTTCGCGCCTGGCCGCATGCCTGGCGGCGGCAGTTGGTGGAGACGCTCAACCCTGCCTGGATCGACCTGGATGCCTATGCCCTGGGATTTCCTGGCGCACTGGCGCAGGTGGGCGAACGCCATGCCCAGTGCCGCGACTTGCAGAATCCTGAAGATGTAGAGGGCACCTGAGCGAGCGGGTGCCTGGTCCTGCAGCACGATGGGACGCGCTCGAACTCAAGGACACACGATGTCCGATGCACTGCGTCCGCTAGACCTTTGCGCACGCCAATGCACCGCATCCGGATGCGGTGCGCCGCGCAGCTGACAACGTGTTGGCGAAACAACGTAAACGCCTGCGATCAGCCCGCCATGCCGTTATGCCGCAACAGCGCATCGATGCTCGGCGCACGCCCACGGAAGGCACGGAAGTTATCGGCCGCACTACGGCTGCCTCCACGCGACAACACTTCATGGCGGAAGCGCGCGCCGGTATCGGCAACCTGCTCGGGTGCTTCTTCGAAGGCGGCGTAGGCGTCAGCGCTGAGCACTTCGGCCCACTTGTAGCTGTAGTAGCCAGCCGCGTAGCCACCGGCAAAGATGTGGCTGAACTGATGCGGGAAACGATTCCACGCCGGCGGGCGATTGACCGCCACTTCGTCGCGCACGCGCTCGATCAGTTGCAGCACACTGTCCTGCAGCGGGTCGAAGCTGCTGTGCAGCTGCATGTCGAACAGCGCAAATTCCAGCTGGCGCACGGTGAACATGCCGCTCTGGAAATTGCGTGCGGCTAGCAGCCGCTCGAACAGATTGCGCGGCAACGGCTCGCCGGTGCGCACATGCGCGGTCATCGCCTGCACGCGCTCCCATTCCCAGCAGAAGTTCTCCATGAACTGGCTCGGCAGTTCCACCGCATCCCACTCCACGCCGTTGATGCCGGCCACACCCAGCTCGCCGATGCGCGTGAGCAACTGATGCAGGCCGTGGCCCATTTCATGGAACAGCGTGGTGACTTCGCCATGCCGGAACGTGGCCGGCGTATCGCCACTGCCGCGGCCGAAGTTGCACACCAGATACACCAGCGGGGTCTGCACGCCGTTGGCGGTGTCGCGGCGATTGCGGCAATCGTCCATCCACGCACCGCCGCGCTTGCCTTCGCGTGCGTACAGATCCAGATAGAACTGCCCAACCAGCTCGCCCTGCGCATCTTCCAACCGATAGAAACGCACATCCTCATGCCAGACCGGCGCGCTATCGGGCTTGACGGTGAGCCCGTACAGGCTGTGGATGACATCGAACAGGCCGGCCAGCACCTTGGGCTCGGTGAAATACTGCTTCACTTCCTGCTCGGAGAAGCTGTAACGCGCCTGCTTGAGTTTTTCGCTGGCGTAGGCCAGGTCCCAGGCCTGCAATTCGTCCAGGCCAAGTTCGTCGCGCGCAAAGGCTTCGAGTTCGGCACGATCGCGCTGCGCATACGGTTTGGCGCGCACCGCCAGATCGCGCAGGAAGCCCATCACTTCATCAGGGCTTTGCGCCATCTTGGTGGCGACCGAATACTCCGCGTAGCTGGCAAACCCGAGCAGCTGCGCCAGCTCGGCGCGCAAGGCGAGAATGCGATCGATATTGGCGCTGTTGTCCAGCGCAGCATCGCCGAATTCGGAGGCGCGCTCGGCATTGGCGCGATACAGCCGCGCGCGCAGTTCGCGATGGTCCGCATCGGTTTGCACCGGCAGATAGCAGGGCATCTGCAAGGTGAGTTTCCAGCCTGGCACGCCGTCTTTTTCGGCAGCAGCGCGCGCGGCGGCGACCACTTCGACCGGCAGGCCGGACAGCTCGCTTTCGTCTTCGCTCACGTACGACCATGCATCGGTGGCATCGAGCACGTTCTGCGAAAACTTGGCGGCCAGCGCGGACAACTCTTCCTGCACTTGCGCAAAGCGCGCCTTGGACGCGTCATCCAGCTCGGCACCGCCGAGGCGGAAATCGCGCAGCGCGTTTTCCAGCACCTTGCGACGTGCCGCGTCGTAGTGCGCCGCTTCCGGTGATTCCGCGAGCGCCTTGTATTGCGCGTACAACGCCAGGTTCTGCGCCAGCGCGCTGCCGAAGCGGCTTAACTTGGGCAGATTGCTGTTGTAGGCCTCGCGCAGTTCCGGCGTGTTGACCACCGCCTGCAGATGGCCCACCTGCCCCCACGCGCGCCACAACCGCTCGGTGGCATCGTCCAGGGGCACCACGAAGCTGTCCCAGCTGACCGGGCTGACCTGTTCGGCCGTTTTCACCACAGCCTCGGCATCGGCCAGCAGGCGATCGATTGCCGGACCCACGTGTTCGGGGCGGATCGCATCGAAGGACGGCAGTCCGGACAGGTCGAGCAGCGGGTTGGTCATGGAGCGCTCCGGCGGTGGACTGGATGACGGGTGACTGGATCAAGAATCAACACGTGTGGCTAGCAAAACTTCGCGATGCGCAGCAGTTCTGATAACGGCTCAGAAGGATATGGCGGTCATTCCAGCGCCGCACAAGGCAGCGTGGGCAAGTCGCCGCCGCTGACTGCGATGGCAATGGCCGCATCGCTGTCGGTAACGTCGATGTCGCGCGCCACGTACCAGGCCGGGTCGTAATAGCTGTGCGCATAACGCTCGCCGGCATCGCACAGGATGGTGACGATGGAGCCGCTACGGCCGGCCTCGCGCATGCGCTGGGCCGCCTGCAGCACACCGACGAAATTGGTGCCGGTGGAGCCGCCGACGCGGCGGCCGAGCGTGGCGCTGACGTGGCGCATCGCCGCCAGGCTCAAGGCGTCGGGCACCTTGATCATCATGTCCACGCAGCTGGCGATGAAGCTGGACTCCACCCGCGGGCGGCCGATGCCCTCGATGCGCGAGCCGCCGGTGATGGCCAGCTCCTTGGGGCACTGCCCGTCCACCGCGCGGCAATAGCCGTCGAAGAACACCGACACCTCCGGGTCCACGCACAGGATGCGGGTGGCGTGGCGCCGGTAGCGCACGTAACGGCCAAGCGTGGCGCTGGTGCCGCCGGTGCCGGGGCTGCACACGATCCACTCGGGAATCGGGTGCGGTTCGTCGGCCAGTTGCTTGAAGATCGATTCGGCGATGTTGTTGTTGGCGCGCCAGTCGGTGGCGCGCTCGGCGTAGGTGAACTGGTCCATGAAGTGCCCGCCGGTCTCGCGCGCGAGCTGGTGCGAGGCGCTGTCCAGATCGCAGGCACGCTCGACCAGATGGCAGCGGCCGCCATGAAATTGAATCGCGGCGATCTTTTCCGGCGAGGTCGAGGCCGGCATCACCGCGATGAAGGGCACACCCAGCAAGCGTGCGAAATACGCTTCGGAAATCGCAGTCGAGCCACTGGAGGCCTCGATCACCGGCCGCCCCGCACGCAGCCAGCCGTTGGTCAGCGCGTACAGAAACAGCGAGCGCGCCAGCCGATGCTTGAGGCTGCCGGTGGGGTGGCTGGACTCGTCCTTGAAATACAGGTCGATGCCCGGATAGCCCGGCAGGTCCATCGGAATCAGGTGGGTGTCTGCCGAACGGTTGAAATCGGCTTCGATCTTCTGGATGGCGGCGGCCACCCACTGGCGCTGCGACATGGCAGGACTGTGCGGCGAAGGAAGCCCCAATTCTACCGCTGCCAGGCACGCGGCCACGGCCGGCGGGTCATCGGGCGGACAGCTGGGAGCCGATGCTATGCTGATCGCACCTGTTCGCCTGCCCTGACCGCCTGTGCTGCGTTGCCTGCTCCGCCTGCTGCTGTGCCTGTGCCTGGTTGCCAATACGGCCACCGGCGCGTGGGCATCGGTGGGCATGGCGATGCCGGCGATGGCCTCGGGTGCGATGGCGCAGGCTGCGTCAGCTGCGCAGGCTTCCATGCCGGCCGCAATGCCGTGCCATGCCGACATGCAGCCGACTGCCGCCGTGCCTACCCACGACAACGACAAGCATGCGCACGCAGCCGATTGCTGCAAGCTGGGTAGCTGCGACTGCCTGCAGCACTGCAGCCTCGCCCTGCTGACCCTGCCTGCGGTGCCCGCAGGTCTGCTCGGTCACTCGGCGTTGCCGGCCAACCTGGCCGAAGGACGCAGCAGCCCGTTGCCCGAGCAACCGGTTCGACCTCCCATCGCCTGAGCGCTGACGGCTTGCGCCGTCATCGGGCCCGCGTGCTTGCTGCGCGGGGTTTCTAAGCGATGCGATGCGTCCGCCTTCATCGGTGGGCCGCAGCGGAGATGTCATGTCTTTCGATCCCAATTCTTTCGATCCACCCTCCAACGGCGGCCTGAGCCGACGCCGCTTCGTGCAGGGCATCACCCTGGGCGGTGTTGCCGCCACCACCGGCCTGTGGCGCAGCGATGCGCGTGCGTCCAACCCGGTGAACACGCCGGTCCTGCGCGGCAGCAGCCAATCACTGCAGATCGGCCGCATGCCGGTCAACCTCACCGGGCGCGCGCGCACCGCCATCACCGTCAACCAGAGCCTGCCCGCGCCCACGCTGCGCTGGCGCGAGGGCGACATGGTGAGCGTGCGCGTACGCAACGCGCTAGCCGACCAACCCACTTCGGTGCATTGGCACGGCCTGTTGCTGCCGGCCAATATGGATGGCGTGCCGGGCATGAGCTTTGACAGCATCGCGCCGGGCCAGGAGTATCACTACCGCTTTGCGCTGCGCCAGTCCGGCACTTACTGGTACCACAGCCATTCGATGTTTCAGGAGCAGGCCGGCTTGTACGGCGCCATCGTCATCGACCCGCTGACACCGCCGCCGTATCGGCATGATCGCGAACATGTGGTGCTGCTCTCGGACTGGACAGATCTGGAGCCGGCCGCGCTGTTCCGCCGGCTCAAGCAGATGCCCAGCCACGACAATTACGCACAGCGCACCGTGGGCGATTTCCTGCGCGATGCGCGCGAAGACGGCATGCGCGCAACGCTGGCCGATCGCGGCATGTGGGGACGCATGCGCATGACCCCGACCGACCTGTCCGATGTCAACGCCAATACCTACACCTACCTGCTCAACGGCGTCGCCCCGGCCGGCAACTGGACCGGGGTGTTCAAGCCCGGCGAGAAGGTACTGCTGCGTTTCATCAACGGCTCGTCGATGACCTATTTCGACATCCGCATCCCCGGCCTGCGCATGACCGTGGTGGCCGCCGATGGCCAATACGTGCACCCGGTGAGCGTGGACGAGCTGCGCATTGCTGCTGCAGAAACCTTCGACGTGATCGTCGAACCCATCGGGCAGGACGCATTTACGTTGTTCGCGCAGGACATGGGTCGCACCGGATTTGCCTGCGGCACGCTGGCGGTGCGGCATGGCTTGCAGGCGCCGATTCCTGCATTGGATCCGCGCGCGATCCTGACCATGCAGGATATGGGCAATGGCGATGGCATGGCGCATGCAGATCACGCCATGCACGGCGGTGATGCGATGCAGGGCGATCCACACGCAGCGCACGCGATGGCAATGCCGATGGCGGCAACACACATGCACGGGCATGCGAACCAGACTGCGCAGAACAAAGCACCGCACCACCCCGCCAGCGAAGACGGTAATCCGCTGATCGACATGCGCAGCAATGCCACTGCGCCACGCCTGGACGACCCCGGCGTTGGCCTGCGCGACAACGGCCGCCGCGTGCTGTGCTACGCCGACCTGCACAGCGTGTTCGACGATCCGGATGGACGCGAGCCCGGGCGCGAGATCGAGCTGCATCTGACCGGGCATATGGAAAAATTCGCCTGGTCCTTCGACGGCATCGCCTTTGCTTCGGCAGAGCCCTTGCGGCTGCAGTACGGCGAGCGGCTGCGCATCGTGCTGGTCAACGACACCATGATGCAGCACCCCATCCATCTGCACGGCATGTGGAGCGACCTGGAAGATGCCGACGGCAATTTCCAGCTACGCAAGCACACCATCGACATGCCGCCAGGCACCCGCCGCACATACCGCGTGCGCGCCGATGCGCTGGGCCGCTGGGCCTACCATTGCCATCTGCTCTACCACATGGAAGCGGGCATGATGCGCGAAGTGCGGGTGGAAGCATGAGCGCGCTTCGTACGCAAGACGTGGTGCTGCTCGCACTGCTGCTGAGCGCATCGGCTACCGCACAGGAGCATGTGCCTGAGGCGATGGATTCATCCGCGCATGCCGATGGCACGCATGCACTGCAGTTGGCCGACCACGCAACGGCTGCCCAGCCGCAGACGTCCACCGCGACAGATGTATCGCCGCCATCTGCGCAGGAGACCGCACATGCGATGCAGATGGATCACGCGCATCTGCAGCACACTGGCGCTGCATCGCCATCGCCATCGCCATCGCCATCGCTATCGGCAAACGCTGCCGACAGCACGCCTGCGCAACGCCCGGTGCAAGCCGACGTTTCGGCATCGCCGACATCGATGCATCACGCAGGCATGCAGCACGCCGACGTCAAGCATGCCGCACACCAGGCCTCTACGAAGCCACAACCGGGCCACAGCCAGCAGCCCCAGACGGACATGGACCATGGGGCAATGGACCATGCGTCGATGGACCACGCGTCGATGCAGCACGCCCCGATGCAACATGGACCAGCGCAGCATGGGCCGATGGATCACACCAACATGCAGCACGCACTGCACACCGAAGCGGCGACCCAAACGCCGGCATCGCCTACCACCAGCGCACTGCCGCGCGAGCCTATCCCCAAGCCCACTGCCGAGGAGATCGCTGCGGCATTTGCACCTCTGCAGCACCATGCGATGCACACGGCAGGCATCAATCACTACGTGTTGCTCGATCGACTGGAAGCGTCCAATACCAACCGCGGCAGTGGTCAGGATTGGGAAGCACGCGCCTGGATCGGCGGCGACATCGACAGGCTCTGGCTGCGCAGCGAAGGCGAGCGGCACGACGGGCGCACGCAGGACGCCTCGTTGGAGGCGTTCTACGGTCACGCCATCTCGCCATGGTGGGATGTACTGGTTGGCACACGTCAGGACATCGGCGCGGGCGCACATCGCAGCTGGGCCGCCTTCGGCGTGCAGGGACTGGCACCGTACAAGTTCGAGACCGAAGCCACGCTCTACATCGGCAGCGGCGGCCGTGCCGCACTGCGACTGGAAGGCGAGTACGAGGTGCTGCTGACCAACCGGCTGATCCTGCAACCACGCGTGGAAGTCAGTATCGCCCTGACCGACGATGACCGGCGCAACATTGACAACGGAGTGGAGCAGGCCGAATTTGGCCTACGGCTGCGCTACGAAATCACCCGCCGTTTCGCGCCCTACATCGGCTGGGTACACAGCCGCAGCTTCGGTGACACCGCCAGACGCGCCGCGATCGAAGACGAACCGGCGCGCGACAGCCGCTTCGTTGCCGGCGTGCGCATCTGGTTCTGAGACAGCCGCTGTGCGCATGGGCCCGACCGTTCGGAGTCGGAGTCGGGCCCATGCCACTACCTTGAGCCGTGCAGGTCATGCTCTCTGCCGCGATCAACCAGAAAGCGGCGCAGTCGGATCACCGCCTCCCGCAATACAGACATACCGACAACCATTGCCTCGCTAACATCGGCGCCCAACGCAGTCAGACCTGCTCCCCCCATTCCATCAAGGAGACCGCAATGCCTTTGACCGATCTGCAACACGTTCCCGGCGCCAGCGCCGCGCCCGCCGAGACCGGCGGCTTCGTGTTCAACCACACCATGCTGCGCGTCAAGGATGCCCAGAGTTCGCTGGATTTCTACACCCGTGTGCTCGGCTTCCGCCTGCTGGATGCGCGCGATTTTGCCGATGCGAAGTTCAGCCTGTACTTTCTCGCCTTGTTGCCGCAAGACACCGCAATCCCCGAAGAAGATACCGAACGTCGTCTGTGGATGGCCGGCATCCCGGGCGTACTGGAACTCACACACAACCACGGCACCGAAACCCAGGACGGCCCGGTCTACCACGACGGCAACAGCGAGCCGCGCGGCTTCGGCCACATCTGCATCTCGGTGCCCGACATCCACGCCGCCTGCGCCCGCTTCGACGCCCTCGACGTGCCGTACCAGAAGCGCCTGGAAGATGGCCGCATGAAGCACCTGGCCTTCATCAAGGACCCGGACGGCTATTGGGTAGAGATCATTTCCAATACGCCCCTGGCCTAACGCAGAACAAAAATGCCCGGGAATTCCCGGGCATTTTTTATGCGTGCGAGCTATCGGCAGTTGTTACAAAACGGCCCGTTCGAGCAACGTGCGGCAGCAAAGAACACTACCAGCACCTTTGAACGAACCCGATGCGCTCAGAGGCAGCCGCCATCCAGCGCGGCGCACTGCATCAGTTGGAAGCGGCAACAGCCTCTCTGTCCGGAAACCATTGCGGCAACTGCTCGGCAAATTTTGCGGCACATTCCTCGCTGTACGCCCGAGCAGCCTCTTTCACCAGCGCGTAGTCGTTGGCTTCCCACTGCTCCAGCGAGGCGGTACGCGGTGTCGGTGCACAGTCCAGATTGACCGGGCTTGCCTTGCGCTTCAGAAGGCCGGAACGCTCACCGCCAATCGTCACTGCATAGCGCAGCTCGTAGGGCGACGTGGTATCGGCCAGGCTCTGGTAGACAAGCAGCCAGTCGGACATCAGCACCTGCAGCGGGAACGGATCCACCGGCAGTGCTGCCGGATGCCCGGTGAAGTAGCTCTTCAGACGCGCATTGACCGCATCGCGCTGCAATTGATATCCCGGATTCCCTACGGCCTCCATCTTCTCGCCTTTCAGCTGGCCCTTACCAAAGGACGACACTGCGATGCCGCGCGCGAACAGGCTGGTGGCGATCTGCAATCCCACCACCGCCCCAGTGTGTCCGCGCCGCACCACGCGCAACATTTCGTCGCCATTGGGTAGGCCGTTGGAACCAACACGCATGCTGGCATGCAACGGAAGCTGCAACGCCCAATCCGCCGACGATGCGATGAGGGCATCACCTTGCGTTTGTGAAGCGGGCTGCTCTTCTGTTGCAGCGACCAACACCGTGCCGGCAGCCGCAGCGGCGGCATAGGCCGTCGCTGTCGAAAAATCGCCAGTGGCAAATGCAGGCACCACCGCCACCGCCTCTGCCCCACGCGTGGCCGTGCAGAACGCGCTGGAAGCACGCATCTGTACTTCATGAAATTCGATGCCGTTGATCTGATGTACGACCGCATCCTGGCCGTACTGCGCCACCAGCTTGGCAACGATGGCCTCCTGCTCGACCGGCTGCTGGCCGCAGACCTTGGCCGCGGCGATGCGCGACCAGGCGAACTGCAGCGCAGGATCCCATCCCATCGCGTCTTCGCCCACGAACCCGTGGTCGTAGTGGTAGGCGTAGATGGCCGGGTCGATTTCTTGCAAGGTCATGCCGCCCACCCCCGCATAACCGGGCGGAACATCGCCAGCCATCGCAACGCCGCTCAGTGCCGAGATCGCCACTGCAATCAATGCTTTCATAGAGTCCTTCCACTGGAAATGGCGTCGCATTGCGTGTCCCCCACGCAATGCGACAAGACACTGTCAGACCGCGCGGACAGCGGCCAACAGCACAGTGCTTGGTCCATCAGACAACGATCCGCAGTCGGCTCGAACGCTCACTTGCGAACATAGTGTGGGCGCATCACGCGCACTTGGCAGTCGGGGCGGTCCCCACATCTGTAGGGACCGCCCTGGAAGTGGCGGTTATCTATGCATGCAACAGTCCGCCAGTACTGCGCTGCCACTCGCGCGGCGGGCGCAGTGCGGCAAGCGTGTGGACCAACTCGCGATAGCTGTCGGACAGTTGTGCGAACAGGCTGGCATCGCTGCAACGGGTATCGGCCACATCGGAATAGGCACCGCGCCCTAGGTCGATGAAGTAGTCCACGCTGAGCCGGCGACGCTGCGCCACGCCAGGAAATAGCCCGGCAATCAGCAAACAACCGTCGCCCACATCGCGCAACAGATCGGCACGCAGACTGCCGATCTGTTCCTGCGCGTGCAACCACGCCAATGCCTGCGTGCGCGAAAGCAGATGCGCATCGCGCTGGAAACGCAGCAACACGAACACCAGATAATGCTCGCGCGACTCGTCCAGCGGCCGCGCGATGCGCTGCCCTGCCTCACGTACCAACGCCTGCCACAACTCGGCCGGCGCGCCCTGTTTGAAAGACTCGTGCATACGTCCTCCTACGTGGTGGGACCCTCGCCAAGACAGAAGCATATTCCGGGCCAAACGGTTGGCAGTGCCGGGTGTCGAGCGCTAATGCGACCCGTGCCGACGAGCGCAGATGGCGGCATGGTGCGTGGCCACATGCCAGCGGCATCGAAGCCGCATGTCTATCGCAACGGCCGGGTGGATCCGAGACACCTCACTGTGTCGATGCTCGGCATGTCGACGAAAGCGCGCAACAGCACGACTTGTCCGAAAAAGTGACTTGCCTCGCGCAGCGAGACATTGGCATCAAACGAACGCGACTGTGTGATCCATGTTCGCATTCAAACGCGTGTGCCTCTCTAGGATGGCCGCTGCCCGGCGCGCCCGATGCCGCTGGACATCCAGGTTCTGCGGTCGTGGAGGCGCGATGCACATGCATGACGCCCAGCCCTTGCCGTGCTGCATCGGCGGTCGCAGAACTTCCCAGCGGGATCAATGCGCAGTGGTTTGGCACGCTCCCGCAATTCCCGGAAGCCTTGTGCTTCTGTAACAGGAGTCATCCGACATGGGTGTAAAAACGTCAGTCGTTTCACTATTCCTGGCATCCACGCTGTGGCTGTCCAGTAGCGATGGCCACGCCTCTGCACGGCCTGGCAGCCCGCTGGAGACGCGCACACCTGCAAGCAACAGCAAAACCACCGCGATCGGTCCTGCGTCCGCGGCGTATCCAGGTCCGACAGAGGTGCCAGCCGGCACGGCGATGACGTTCTGGGCATCGCAGCCGGTCGACCGCAACGAGACGGTGGTAGTCAGCGGTGGCAACATCGGCCCCAGCGCCACGGTGCGCCTCACGCGGCTCGACGATGGCGCGGTGGGCAGTCCGTTGGAGGCGACAGACAGCACCAACAACGGCTGGAGCAGCGTGACACCGACGCAGGCCACCGAGCAATCGCTCAAGTTTCAGCTTCCCGATAGTGCGCGCGGCGTCTATGCGTATCAGATCGTCACCGGCAGCGGTGCGGGGGCGACGACGCTGGTGAATGCGCCGGATATCTGGTTCGTGCAGGGCAATGTCGGCGGCGGTGCATCGCCGCGTGGCAGGCTCAATGTGTTCGGCACCGCCTTGGGCAGCATGTCGGCATCGAGCCAGCCGGTGCGGCTTGCGCTGGTCCAGAATGGCGCCGTGCAGCGCATCGTGATCGCCGACGAATCGAACCCCAAAGAAGGCATGTATGCACAGAGCTTCGCCATTCCGGCCGACATGCCCGAAGGCGACTACGAGCTGTATTTGCACAATGGTTCCGGCGGTCCCAGCGCATGGAGCCGCTATCAGAATTTCGGCGTCGGCGCAGATCGCACCGCCCCACGTCGCACCATCACCACCGTCAGCATTGCCTATCCGACCAACTGGCCGAACATCCAGTGCAGGGTGGCCCCGGCGATCGGCAACGGCGCACCGGACGATGCGAGTTTTTCCGCCGCATTCGCCTGCGCGGCCAATGGCGGTGTTGTGTCGATTCCCGCCGGCAGATACACCTTGTCGCAGCAATACGCACAAGGATTCAATCAGACGATTCCCAACCACGTGGTGATCGCCGGCGCGGGCAAAGATGCCACGGTGCTGTCCTTCCCAACCGCCAACAACACCACCTTGTTCAAGGGCAACGGCGTCTATTACACGCCGCCACGCCAACCAAGTGCGGCCAGCCGATCAGCTGGGCCGCCAACCTGTTCGGCGTGCGCGACCTGGCCGTCGAAGCACCGATGATGCGCGAAGGTTTCGGCATCGTGTTCGAG includes:
- a CDS encoding copper resistance protein B, yielding MSALRTQDVVLLALLLSASATAQEHVPEAMDSSAHADGTHALQLADHATAAQPQTSTATDVSPPSAQETAHAMQMDHAHLQHTGAASPSPSPSPSLSANAADSTPAQRPVQADVSASPTSMHHAGMQHADVKHAAHQASTKPQPGHSQQPQTDMDHGAMDHASMDHASMQHAPMQHGPAQHGPMDHTNMQHALHTEAATQTPASPTTSALPREPIPKPTAEEIAAAFAPLQHHAMHTAGINHYVLLDRLEASNTNRGSGQDWEARAWIGGDIDRLWLRSEGERHDGRTQDASLEAFYGHAISPWWDVLVGTRQDIGAGAHRSWAAFGVQGLAPYKFETEATLYIGSGGRAALRLEGEYEVLLTNRLILQPRVEVSIALTDDDRRNIDNGVEQAEFGLRLRYEITRRFAPYIGWVHSRSFGDTARRAAIEDEPARDSRFVAGVRIWF
- the gloA gene encoding lactoylglutathione lyase codes for the protein MPLTDLQHVPGASAAPAETGGFVFNHTMLRVKDAQSSLDFYTRVLGFRLLDARDFADAKFSLYFLALLPQDTAIPEEDTERRLWMAGIPGVLELTHNHGTETQDGPVYHDGNSEPRGFGHICISVPDIHAACARFDALDVPYQKRLEDGRMKHLAFIKDPDGYWVEIISNTPLA